A genome region from Clupea harengus chromosome 7, Ch_v2.0.2, whole genome shotgun sequence includes the following:
- the dguok gene encoding deoxyguanosine kinase, mitochondrial isoform X1 — protein sequence MFSAVSVHRCLKQMQNLRYLCRFSTCSMLSGTHSRIKTTQLGIAKMDLSTSPICESGVGQMDLGSRIKRVSIEGNIAVGKSTFARLLQNVCQDWEVIPEPVSKWQNIEGTSQETSAGNLLEMMYADTPRWSYTFQTFSLLSRLRTQLQPPPPQLLHSSNTPVQVYERSVYSDRYIFALTMFQLGCINAAEWAVYQDWHSFLLEQFGALVQLEGIIYLRAPPETCMARLGMRGREEERGVKLDYLQKLHSQHESWLMDKTTVLHSEKLKQLPILVLDAGVEFESDPEVREMLTTKVKEFFRSL from the exons ATGTTCAGCGCCGTTTCTGTGCACAGATGTctaaaacaaatgcaaaaccTGCGATATCTTTGTCGTTTCTCCACCTGTTCCATGTTGTCGGGAACTCACTCACGTATCAAAACCACACAGCTTGGTATCGCAAAAATGGACCTCTCGACTTCGCCCATCTGTGAGTCTGGCGTCGGCCAAATGGACCTGGGTAGCCGAATCAAGCGTGTGTCCATAGAGGGAAACATTG cgGTGGGGAAGTCCACGTTCGCACGGCTTCTACAAAACGTGTGTCAGGACTGGGAGGTGATTCCTGAGCCAGTCAGCAAATGGCAGAATATCGAGGGCACATCCCAG GAGACGTCGGCGGGTAACCTGCTGGAGATGATGTATGCGGACACGCCGCGCTGGTCCTACACATTCCAGACGTTCAGCCTCCTGAGCCGCCTACGCACTCAGCTTCAGCCGCCCCCCCCACAGCTGCTGcactcctcaaacacacctGTGCAGGTGTATGAGCGCTCCGTTTACAGTGACAG GTACATTTTTGCGCTCACTATGTTTCAGTTGGGCTGCATCAACGCTGCGGAGTGGGCGGTGTATCAGGACTGGCACTCGTTCCTTCTAGAGCAGTTTGGGGCGCTCGTGCAGCTGGAGGGCATCATCTACCTCAGAGCCCCACCAGAG ACATGTATGGCACGGttagggatgagagggagagaggaggaaagaggggtCAAGCTGGACTACTTACAGAAACTGCACTCACAGCATGAGAGCTGGCTAATGGACAAGACCACTGT GCTTCACTCAGAGAAGCTGAAGCAGCTTCCTATATTGGTGCTCGATGCAGGGGTGGAGTTTGAGAGCGACCCAGAAGTGCGGGAGATGCTTACCACaaag gTCAAGGAATTCTTCAGGTCATTATGA
- the dguok gene encoding deoxyguanosine kinase, mitochondrial isoform X2 produces the protein MFSAVSVHRCLKQMQNLRYLCRFSTCSMLSGTHSRIKTTQLGIAKMDLSTSPICESGVGQMDLGSRIKRVSIEGNIAVGKSTFARLLQNVCQDWEVIPEPVSKWQNIEGTSQTSAGNLLEMMYADTPRWSYTFQTFSLLSRLRTQLQPPPPQLLHSSNTPVQVYERSVYSDRYIFALTMFQLGCINAAEWAVYQDWHSFLLEQFGALVQLEGIIYLRAPPETCMARLGMRGREEERGVKLDYLQKLHSQHESWLMDKTTVLHSEKLKQLPILVLDAGVEFESDPEVREMLTTKVKEFFRSL, from the exons ATGTTCAGCGCCGTTTCTGTGCACAGATGTctaaaacaaatgcaaaaccTGCGATATCTTTGTCGTTTCTCCACCTGTTCCATGTTGTCGGGAACTCACTCACGTATCAAAACCACACAGCTTGGTATCGCAAAAATGGACCTCTCGACTTCGCCCATCTGTGAGTCTGGCGTCGGCCAAATGGACCTGGGTAGCCGAATCAAGCGTGTGTCCATAGAGGGAAACATTG cgGTGGGGAAGTCCACGTTCGCACGGCTTCTACAAAACGTGTGTCAGGACTGGGAGGTGATTCCTGAGCCAGTCAGCAAATGGCAGAATATCGAGGGCACATCCCAG ACGTCGGCGGGTAACCTGCTGGAGATGATGTATGCGGACACGCCGCGCTGGTCCTACACATTCCAGACGTTCAGCCTCCTGAGCCGCCTACGCACTCAGCTTCAGCCGCCCCCCCCACAGCTGCTGcactcctcaaacacacctGTGCAGGTGTATGAGCGCTCCGTTTACAGTGACAG GTACATTTTTGCGCTCACTATGTTTCAGTTGGGCTGCATCAACGCTGCGGAGTGGGCGGTGTATCAGGACTGGCACTCGTTCCTTCTAGAGCAGTTTGGGGCGCTCGTGCAGCTGGAGGGCATCATCTACCTCAGAGCCCCACCAGAG ACATGTATGGCACGGttagggatgagagggagagaggaggaaagaggggtCAAGCTGGACTACTTACAGAAACTGCACTCACAGCATGAGAGCTGGCTAATGGACAAGACCACTGT GCTTCACTCAGAGAAGCTGAAGCAGCTTCCTATATTGGTGCTCGATGCAGGGGTGGAGTTTGAGAGCGACCCAGAAGTGCGGGAGATGCTTACCACaaag gTCAAGGAATTCTTCAGGTCATTATGA